A DNA window from Limanda limanda chromosome 6, fLimLim1.1, whole genome shotgun sequence contains the following coding sequences:
- the serpinh1b gene encoding serpin H1b encodes MWVTNIAAFWLLALVASAEDKKLSSHAITLADNSANLAFSLYHNMAKEKDSENILISPVVVASSLGMLALGGKSSTASQVKTVLSADKLKDEHLHAGLSELLSEVSNAKTRNTTWKINNRLYGPSSVSFADDFVESSKKHYNFDHSKINLRDKRSTLNSINDWAAKSTDGKLPEVTKEVQNPDGALIVNAMFFKPHWDEKFHETMVDNRGFLVTRSFTVGVPMMHRTGLYDFYEDTVNGLFVLNMPLGQKQASMIFIMPYHLEPLKRLEKLLTRNQVDIWLSKMENRAVAISLPKMSLEVSHNLQKHLAELGLTEATDKAKADLSNISGKKDLYLSNVYHASALELDVDGNPFDTNIFGSGKLRDPKLFYVDHPFIFLVKDSKTNSILYIGRVVRPNGEKMRDEL; translated from the exons atgtGGGTGACAAACATTGCAGCTTTCTGGCTGCTGGCCCTTGTGGCCTCTGCAGAGGACAAGAAGCTGAGCAGTCATGCCATCACACTGGCTGACAACAGTGCAAACCTGGCTTTCAG CCTCTACCACAACATGGCAAAGGAGAAAGACTCAGAGAACATCCTCATCTCTCCTGTGGTGGTGGCCTCCTCTCTGGGGATGCTGGCTCTTGGTGGAAAGTCCTCCACTGCCTCGCAGGTCAAAACTGTCCTCAGTGCTGACAAACTAAAGGACGAGCATCTGCATGCAGGACTGTCTGAGCTGCTCTCTGAG GTGAGCAATGCCAAGACACGCAACACCACCTGGAAGATTAACAATCGCCTTTATGGGCCAAGTTCCGTCTCCTTTGCTGACGATTTTGTGGAAAGCAGCAAAAAGCACTATAACTTCGACCATTCAAAAATAAACTTACGAGACAAGAGGAGCACTCTGAACTCCATCAACGATTGGGCGGCAAAGTCAACTGATGGCAAGCTTCCCGAGGTCACCAAGGAAGTACAGAACCCAGATGGAGCCTTGATTGTCAACGCCATGTTCTTCAAGC CTCACTGGGATGAGAAGTTCCATGAAACAATGGTGGACAATCGTGGTTTCCTGGTTACTCGCTCATTCACCGTTGGGGTTCCCATGATGCATCGTACAG GTCTGTATGATTTCTACGAGGACACTGTGAACGGTCTCTTTGTGCTGAACATGCCTCTGGGGCAGAAGCAGGCCTCAATGATCTTCATCATGCCCTACCACCTGGAGCCTCTGAAACGCCTGGAGAAACTCCTGACCAGGAATCAGGTGGACATTTGGCTCAGTAAGATGGAGAACAGAGCTGTGGCCATCTCTCTTCCTAAGATGTCTTTGGAAGTCAGCCATAATCTGCAG AAACACCTGGCTGAACTTGGGCTAACTGAAGCCACAGACAAAGCCAAGGCGGATTTGTCCAACATTTCTGGAAAGAAGGACCTCTACCTCTCCAACGTCTACCATGCTTCGGCCCTGGAGCTGGATGTTGATGGAAATCCGTTCGACACCAACATCTTTGGCTCTGGAAAGCTGAGGGACCCTAAACTCTTCTATGTGGATCATCCGTTCATCTTCCTGGTGAAGGACAGCAAGACCAACTCTATCCTTTATATCGGCAGAGTAGTTAGACCTAATGGAGAAAAGATGCGCGATGAGCTATAA